CAACTGAGCCTGAAATGAAGGAAAAGAAGGCTCGCGTTGAGGACGCACTGCATGCAACCCGCGCTGCCGTTGAAGAGGGCATCGTGCCCGGTGGAGGTGTAGCACTGCTGCGCGCCGCCAAGGCCATCGACGCGCTCAAGCTCGAGAGCGAAGAGGAAGCCATGGGTGCACGCATCGTTCGCCGTGCGATTGAAGAACCGTTGCGCCAGCTCTGTGCCAATGCCGGAGTTGAAGGTTCCCTCATTGTGCAACAGGTTCTCGCCGCTGAAGGACCGAACGGCTACAACGTTGCTACCGGAGCATTTGAAGACTTGCTCGCCGCAGGCGTGGTCGATCCGACCAAGGTCACACGCACTGCCCTGCAAAATGCTGCATCGGTTGCAGGTCTGTTGCTGACCACCGAAGCCGTTATCACCGACATTCCAGAGAAGGACAAACCTGCGGCTCCCGACATGGGCGGCATGGGTGGAATGGGCGGCATGATGTAAACTGTTCGCAGTTTCCACAAATCCTGAAAATCAGGATTTCACCCTTTGAGACCGGTGTCCGTGGACACCGGTCTCTTTGTGTGCGCATGTCGGAACTGTAACTTTTTGCACCACCTCAGCGTCTTGTCCTGTAGCCGGATCAAAACGACCGGCAAGTTTACATCCAACATCGACACATCATGCACCTTCCATCCTTTGTCCATATTCGGCAATCCGCCCTACTGCTCCTGCTGGCTCCGCTGGCAGCATTCGCTTCGAGTCCGAGCGAATCCCATCCCCCCGATCCCCCCGAACGCATTGAATCGAACGCAGCAAATCCCGCATGCCTCGCTATCGTGTGCGAACCCCATGATGCAGCGCTTGCGGAACTGAACTCCGACGTCGTATTGCAACAGCTTTCCAACGAGGTGGAACTGCATCTCGAAAAAGCCATTCGCAACTGCCTGGTGTTTTCGCCTGAACGATTCGAGCAACACATCCGCTCGCTCACTGCAGATCAATATCGGGCCAAACCCACCTATGTCGCCATGCGGTGAACCCATGGGTTCCGCCACACTTGCCTCCCGCAGTGAGTGACAAATGCACCCTTCAATGCCTTCGCTGGGTAGCCGACACCACACAAAAGCGAACTCGGCTACCTATTCGCTCCTTAGCTCAGCACTCCGCTGACTCGATCCTTCATCTCCATCGGGTTTTGAGCCTTGATGATCGCCTCTCCCGAGCTGATGAGTTTCTGATTGTAGAGGCTGAGCAGGTGGGAATCGAGCGTGATCATTCCATACTTTGACCCGGTCTGAATGTCCGAGGTGATGCGGTAGGTTTTGTTTTCGCGAATCATCTGCGCGATAGCGTTGGTGTTGACCATGATCTCAAAGGCGGCAACACGTCCTCCTCCAGTCTTCTTGCAAAGCACCTGGGAAATCACCGAAACAATGGAGGATGCAAGCTGGGTCCGGATCTGGTCCTTCGCCCCCGAAGGAAACGCATCCACAATGCGATCCACCGTGCGTGCACTGCCGGTCGTGTGCAGTGTTGCAAAGACCAGGTGTCCGGTTTCTGCAGCACTGATCGCCGCTTCCATGGTTTCGAGATCGCGCATTTCCCCTACGAGGATCACGTCGGGATCCTGGCGAAGCGCCGAGCGAATGGCATCGGCAAAGCTGTGCACATCAGTCCCGATTTCCCGCTGGGAGACCACCGATTTTTTATGGGTGTGATAATATTCGATCGGATCTTCGATGGTGATGATGTGTCCATTGCGATTCGCGTTGATCCAGTCGAGCATTGACGCAAGCGTTGTCGACTTTCCCGAACCCGTCGGCCCCGTTACCAGGATGAGACCTCGCGGACGCAACAGCAGTTCCTTGATTTTGTCCGGCAATCCAATCGAATCGAGCGTGAGAATGTCATTGGGGATCTGTCG
Above is a genomic segment from Puniceicoccaceae bacterium containing:
- a CDS encoding type IV pilus twitching motility protein PilT, with protein sequence MNYQMHDLLDLMIQESSSDLHIHVGRPPCFRIDGSITPVDGPALESDDTVALADAITSDAHMQKLKSEGGVDFGFSYKNQARFRVNVFRSKGNTEIVIRQIPNDILTLDSIGLPDKIKELLLRPRGLILVTGPTGSGKSTTLASMLDWINANRNGHIITIEDPIEYYHTHKKSVVSQREIGTDVHSFADAIRSALRQDPDVILVGEMRDLETMEAAISAAETGHLVFATLHTTGSARTVDRIVDAFPSGAKDQIRTQLASSIVSVISQVLCKKTGGGRVAAFEIMVNTNAIAQMIRENKTYRITSDIQTGSKYGMITLDSHLLSLYNQKLISSGEAIIKAQNPMEMKDRVSGVLS